The following coding sequences are from one Scomber scombrus chromosome 20, fScoSco1.1, whole genome shotgun sequence window:
- the tubb6 gene encoding tubulin, beta 6 class V isoform X10, with the protein MDSVRSGAFGQLFRPDNFIFGQTGAGNNWAKGHYTEGAELVDSVLDIVRKECEHCDCLQGFQLTHSLGGGTGSGMGTLLISKIREEYPDRIMNTFSVMPSPKVSDTVVEPYNATLSVHQLVENTDETYCIDNEALYDICFRTLKLTTPTYGDLNHLVSATMSGVTTSLRFPGQLNADLRKLAVNMVPFPRLHFFMPGFAPLTARGSQQYRALTVPELTQQMFDARNMMAACDPRHGRYLTVATVFRGPMSMKEVDEQMLNVQNKNSSYFVEWIPNNVKVAVCDIAPRGLKMAATFIGNSTAIQELFKRISEQFSAMFRRKAFLHWFTGEGMDEMEFTEAESNMNDLVSEYQQYQEATANDGEENFEDEEDEINE; encoded by the exons ATGGACAGCGTTCGTTCAGGAGCCTTCGGACAACTCTTCAGACCAGACAACTTCATCTTTG GTCAGACAGGTGCGGGGAACAACTGGGCCAAAGGTCACTACACGGAGGGGGCGGAGCTTGTAGACTCAGTCCTGGACATAGTGAGGAAGGAGTGCGAGCACTGTGACTGTCTCCAG GGTTTCCAGCTGACTCACTCTCTGGGAGGGGGCACCGGCTCGGGCATGGGCACCCTGCTGATCAGCAAAATCCGGGAGGAGTACCCTGACCGGATCATGAACACCTTCAGTGTCATGCCCTCACCGAAG GTGTCGGACACCGTGGTGGAACCCTACAACGCCACCTTGTCAGTCCACCAGCTGGTCGAAAACACAGATGAGACCTACTGCATCGACAACGAAGCTCTTTACGACATCTGCTTCCGCACTCTCAAACTAACCACTCCCACCTACGGCGACCTCAACCACCTGGTGTCGGCTACCATGAGCGGCGTGACGACCTCGCTGCGGTTCCCCGGACAACTCAACGCAGATCTCCGCAAGCTGGCTGTCAACATGGTGCCTTTCCCCAGACTCCACTTCTTCATGCCAGGGTTCGCTCCTCTGACAGCGAGGGGCAGCCAGCAGTACCGAGCGCTCACCGTTCCCGAGCTCACCCAGCAGATGTTCGATGCCAGAAACATGATGGCGGCCTGCGACCCTCGACACGGACGCTACCTGACCGTAGCCACCGTCTTCCGCGGGCCAATGTCCATGAAGGAGGTGGACGAGCAGATGCTGAACGTCCAGAACAAGAACAGCAGCTACTTTGTGGAGTGGATCCCCAACAACGTCAAAGTGGCTGTCTGTGACATCGCTCCCCGCGGGCTCAAGATGGCGGCCACCTTCATCGGCAACAGCACGGCCATCCAGGAGCTGTTCAAGCGGATCTCTGAGCAGTTCTCCGCCATGTTCCGCCGAAAGGCCTTCCTGCACTGGTTCACGGGCGAGGGGATGGACGAGATGGAGTTCACGGAGGCGGAGAGCAACATGAATGACCTGGTGTCCGAGTACCAGCAGTACCAGGAGGCAACCGCCAACGACGGCGAGGAGAACTTTGAGGACGAAGAGGACGAGATCAACGAGTAA